Below is a window of Bos indicus isolate NIAB-ARS_2022 breed Sahiwal x Tharparkar chromosome 19, NIAB-ARS_B.indTharparkar_mat_pri_1.0, whole genome shotgun sequence DNA.
CCCTGAAACTGGGAAGGGTGAGATGCGGGGCTGTGAAtgggcctccagggaaggagGGCAGCTGGGGATGCTATTTCCTAAGAAGGACACGAACCCACTGTGACCACCGCCCCTTCCTGTTTTAACCCCTTCTCGTACCTGCTCAGGCAGGGGAGCGTCACCCTGGGCTGCTTGATGGTGACCCACCTGAGGGCCGGGCTGGGCCTCACCAGGCAGCCTGGTGCCCAGCCCTGGGCCCGGCATGAGTGGGAGCTGGGCCATCTTCCTGCTCTcccagagatggggagggaggctgccTTCTCCCGCTCCCTCCATCTCTGGCCCTCCACCCTCTTTCCTCCTCCCGCCCCAGCTTCCCTGCTTGCCCAGCTCCTCACCTTCAGTGTCACTGGCTGGAAGGGTCTTCAGGACCAGCCCGGTGGCCCGCAGGGAGACGGTGACCTCCCGGGTCCGGTGGCTGAGCAGGGCCTGTGGAGGGGGACGCAGGGACAGAAGGGGTCCTCAGGACAGGGCACACATCCCCACATCAACAGTCTGCttgtctccccacccctccttctcCGCTTCCCACCACTGCCCTGAGCCCTGGTTAAGCTAACGTCCAGTAAGGAACCAGAGGACGAAGGCTCAGAGCACTCAGTCCTGGGAGCACGTTCCGCCCTCCAGACTGAGGACTGTACTCCGATGCATCTGGTCAGCTAGGGAGGAAGGTATTTTTGAACAAAGGGATAGCGCCCTGTTCCTTACATCAGATGGCCTCCTCGTCCATATGTAAGGCCAGTCATAACCCGCCCATCCCTGCAAAATGCTCTGGAGGTAGGGAAACTGGGGGCTGTGTCAAGGGAAGGGCAGAAGGTCCCTCTGTCTGCTCCACGCTCCCCGACCCCCACCATGTCCCTGACACCTGCCCCCCTCCAGCGGTACCTCCGGCCACCTCCTGACGGCGCCACACCCACTGACCTTCTGGTAGCAGATGGAGAGCTCAGCCCCTGGACCCTCGGCCACGCCCCTCCTCCGGGGTGAAAAACTATCTGTGGGAAGAGAAGAGGCTGAATGAAGGTGGGAGGCCCCATCCCTCCCTCATTGAGGCCTAGGTGAAGCCACATCTGTTCCAGAGCGGAAAAGCTGCATCTCAGGGGGGGCCAGGCTGCCCTTAGGGCTGGGAAAGCCTGCAGGGGACAGGGCACCCTGGTATTCAGCAGTGGTGGGAaggaaggggtgggatggggctgtGAGAGGTGGGAGGACTTTCTGGAAGTGGGCCTTGAGGAAGCTGAGTCAGCTGAGCTTTGGGAAAGGGGAGACAGATGCTCACCTTTGGGGAACTTGGAGTCTTGGATCTTGACCTTGAGCTCGGTGAGGAAAATGTCCTCGGCAGGGTCTTGGCTCAGATCACCAGAGAAGATCTGGAGGGAGGTTGGCgggggggcagggaggctgggggaggtcGTCCCTGCCAGGGGCAGCTCCCAGTAACCCCCACAGCCcaggatgtttttaaaatatttacttattatttatttggctgcactgggtcttagttgcagcatgtgggatctagttccctgaccagggatcgaactcaggccccctgagtggagtcttaaccactggaccagcagggaagtcccaggatgtgGGATTTTGGTCCTCCCACCACTGTCCTGGAATCTTCCATGTGCCGACCGCCTTGCCATCATCTTCCCCCATCAAtcgtttaatatatttttctactcATTTGAATTCTCACAAAAACCCTGTGATGAAGATTactttccccattttaaagatggggaaaatggggcttccctggtggctcagtggtaaagaatttgcctgccaatgccaaagacataggtttgatccctggtctgggaagatcccacatgccacagagcaactaagcctgtgtgccacaactactgagcctgagctctagagcccacgagccatcactattgagcccatgcatcctagagcctgtgctctgcaaaaagagaagccaccatggtGAGGTGCCTGCAAACGGCAGCTAGAGATCACTGCAGCTCAAGAAAAGCCAGCACAgctacaaagacccagcacagcctataaataaataagttaattaatttttttaagaagtggggagggagacttccctggtggtccaggggttaagagtccaccttgcagggcaggggacatgagttcaattcctggtcagggaaccaagatcccacatgcctcatagtAACTAAGCCTGTATGCTCTGGAGGTGCAAGTggagagcccgtgtgccacaagccaatgcagccaataaataaaaataaatagtaaaaaaaaaaggtggggagaATCAATGTCAGGGAGGTGAAGGTAGCTGTGATCATACAGTGAGCATGCAGAGGTACCCGGAGGTGAGCCATGAACTTCTCAGTACCTCACACTGCCTCTAACTCTATACCCACTGCACACAGCCAGTCCCACACTGACGCATCCtctgatacacacacaaacacacacactttactGTGCTACTAGCAGGAGACTCAAGATGAACAAAGTATAGTCTCATCTCAGGGGACTCAGAGTCTTGGTGGGGCGGCACTGGCATCTGCAGGTACATGACAAAGTGGCAGTGAGGTGCCAGAGTGTGGCCCAGAGCATCGCAGGAACACCCAGGAGAAGCACTTGATTGTGTAATGGGGTGAGCAGAGCAGAGGTGAGGGCAGTTGCTGCAAGAGGTGAGGTTGGCAAGGATGATGGGGAGGATGGAAGGACAGAGAGTCCTTCCGCATGAACTTGAGGTGTTAGAAGTTAATGATTATCTTACTTATCCGGAGAGGAAGAATATAAAGTTAACAGCCAAGAATGTCTGGATGGGGGActtctctgtggtccagtggttaagaacccatcttgcaatgcagaggacacgggttcgttccctggtcgggaaactaagatcccacatgccgaggagcaactaagcccacgggccacaactTAGAGGGTCTGTGAactgcaacgaaagatcctgtgtgcagcaaggaagacccgacatggccaaagaaataaaataaatatataaatatagggaaaaaaaaagaatgtctggatGAGTTTATGACTTGCATCCTGGTCCCCCGTTTCCCCGGGGCCAGGGGTCCTGGAGTCCAACAGGCTGCCATGGTCTCACTGGAGCCCCAGGTGGGAAGCTTACCTTGACCGTGTAGATCTGGAAATAGACGGGCTGGGTGCCCATGCGAACATAGTAGGTGATGGCATCCAGGATGAAGGGGTCTACGGTCTGGGATGTGTCCAGGGAGAGAGgctgtgagggagggagggagactgtCTTCAGCCAGCCCCCTCCACACTGCTGTGGGACCTGCCACTTTCTTAACAGAGAAATTCCAAAACCCCCTCGTGCTCCCTGCCCTGCACTAACCTCGCTGTTTCTTCAGCGCTGTCCAAGCCTTTCCTGCCAGCTGATTTCTACCCTTAATCAAAAGGGTCCATCcagcaccccagtgttcataacagcactatttacaatagtcaagacatggaagcaacctaaatgtccatcaacagatgaatggataaagcagatgtggcacatgtatacaatggaatattactcagccacaaagaaGGATGAAATGATGCCACtgacaacaacatggatggacctagagattatcacactaaaggaagtatgtcagacaaagacaaatatcatatgatgttacttacatgtggaatctaaaaaaaataatacagattaaAACGGAACACCAATCCTGAGggaaataaagactttaagaagTGAAGAGTTATACCACACCCCCAGAGGGTAACTTAATGTGCTAAAGAAGTTCATTCTCCAAAATTCAATCAAAATCTCAatgggattaaaaataaaacttgacaggcattccctggctgtccagtgactaggactctgtgcttccactgccgggggcgtgggttcaattcctggttggggaactaagatcccaatgcCTTGCAGTgtggcaaaagaaaagaaaagaaaaatccaaaaacaaataaactcaaCAAtggaattctaaaatttatatggaaagataaataaacaTAGTCTGAAAAGTTTTGCAAAAGAGGAATAATGGGGTGAATGTATCATGCCAGATACGAAAATATAAAAGTGCAAATTTATACAGAAATGAACAGATCACTGAGAAAGAATAAACTCCAGCATATgtaagaattttaataaatgaCAAAAGTGGCATTTCAAGCTGATAGTATACCCAATAAATAGCTTTACAACAATAGCCTAAacacttggaaaaaataaaattacataatgaAATTAATTGCAGACAGTTtatctaaatgtaaaaaaatagatGCTAAAAGTGTTAGAGTAAATTATCAGTGAATTTAATCTTGGAATGGAGAAGGTCTTTCAAAGCATGGCTGCAAAGGCAGAAACCATAAAGGATAAACATATTTGAAATTCTGTAGGTCAAAACAAACTCCACTTCTGAcaagactgaaatgaaaaaagtgGGTAAAACATGTCTGTTGCACATATGACAGAAGAAGGCCTTTCAAATCAGTGAAAGATGAGCCCCTTCCCTGCCTGTCCTCACCactgcctggggctggggacagCGCGATGGCTTGTGGCTCAGAGACCATGCTTTGGAATGAAGCTGCCTTATTCCGAGTGGGACTCAtcctgtgactctgggcaagagACCTAATCTCTTTGTGCCTCCGCTGCTTGATCTGTAAAATGACGACAGCACCAGTAGACAGACACGCGTACCCAGCTGGTAGGGCTGCAGGTGGGAGCGCTTACAACAGTGCCTGGCGCGGAGCCGTGCTCAGGACCGCTAACTGTCGCAACCGTTGCAAAGCGGCCCAGGAAACTCACAAGTTTCCAATGAGAAGCATATCATTGGCCCACACCCTTTAATAACGAATAAAGAATGTTTCCCTTGTCCTCTCCACACAGTGGGCCTGTCCAAACAGGAAGGTGCCTGGTACAGAGTAAATTCTAGCCACTAGCTCCTTAGGGCCCCTCTTCTGCCTTATCCCTCGTGGGGCCCCTTGGGGCTGACTCTTGAGGTCGAAATTCAAGAAAAcgcccccacctccaccactaCCCCTCATCCCCTACCATCTCTGCCAGCTTGTGGATGGTGGGGCACAGGCTGTTGACGATGCCCTCGTACCATGGGTCCGCGCGGCCCAGGAACGCGGCCAGCTCTCCCAGCTCCGAACGCCTGGATGCCGCAGACGTCTGCGAATAAGGGGACAGGGCGGTGGGTCAGGGCCTCTCTGGCACTTTCTTCCTGCTCAGTGGGGGGCGGGTCCCCACGTGCCGGTCCTAGACAAACTAGCTTTGGGAATGGGTCAAATTATTCAAGCTCTTGGGGCCTGGATTTCTGCACCATGTGAAGACGGGTCTCATACCTGAGGTGAAGCTGGAACCCCCCTTCCCAAGGATGTCTGCCAGGGACACTGAAAAATGGTCATTAGCCTTAAAGGGGAGAGACAAGCAGTGCCTTGAATTTAAGGATCCCCTGTCAGAAGCAGAGTGGGTGATAGAAAGGAAATATTGCCAGTGTGGCTTCATCTCCCCCCAGGAAGGggtaggggggtgtgtgtgtatgtgtgtgtgtgtgtaagagaggcCCTCCTGTTTGAGCATCAGCCATGGTATTGTGGGATCATGGGCAGGCTGCCACAGTGAAAAGGCATCTCTGCCACCCCTAGGGCCTATGTCTGTGGCTTCTGGGACAGAAGCCCTCCAGGTCTTGCCCAGCTCCGCATCCTAAGGGAGACTGACCCCAGTTCTTCCTCCTGATACCCTCGAACCCTTCCCCAGGGCTcaccccccaaccctgccctccaccccttcccctaGGTCCCCCCCTCTCCCAACTGCCCACCCCCCGAGTCCAGCACCTCGGGAGCCAGCAGGGGGATGTAGTAGAGCTGCAGGCTGAGTCGGGGGGTGAGGCAGAACCTCTGGGTCTCTCGCTTCCTGGCAGGGGGAGCAGAACGCAGGCATGAGCAGGGGTTTGGGCTTCCCACAGACTTGGTTCCACCTCCTGGCTCTGTTACTTAATATCTTTTTGACTCTGGGCAATTGACCTGCTTACTCTTGAGCCTCTGccttctcatctgtagaatgggtgCAGTAAAGCAGGGAGCATGGTGCTCCATGGTGGCTGGGTGTGGGGTTTGGGGGGAACACAGTGTACCACCGCCCCCCATTCCACCCTGGTCTTGGCCTCCCCCAGCCCATTTCTCCATCCTTCATCAGCCCAGGCCAGGGCCACCTTTGTCCCGACCGTCCCCAGCCGCCCTCTGGGGCCCTACCTGAGGTTGCGGTAGGCCCGGGCCAGGCGCCCCAGCATCCTGTCATCCCCCAGCACCAGTACCCGTGCTGTGTGCAGCCGGGAGACGCCGGGCAGCAGCTCCCCATCCCCGCTGGGTCTGCCAGTCCTCCGGTGCAGCCCTGGGGGCCCATCCCAGCTGCCGGGCATCACGATGTCCGCGGGCCACACCCGCTTCTTGATGCCCCCTTTGCGCTGCAGCCCAGCTCGCTCTGCCTCGGGGCTGCCAGGTGCCAGCAGCTCATCAGCCCCCAAAGGAAGGTCCCGCTCGATGCCACTGTCAGTGGACAGCATGGATGCCCGGGCCAACTCCCAGTCTGGCAGGAGGCCCTGAAGATCCAAGGCCTCCAAGTCTGCACTGAGGCGCAGCTGGGTTTGCGGGCGTAGGAAGAGCACCAGTTCCTTCCCTGGGACATAAGACCAAGGGGACTGTCAGGATGGAGAGGGGACACCAGGCTGGGTGGGCCTCACCCACGAGGCTGGTGGTTCCATGTTTCCCACACACTTGTTAGCTGAACAGAAGCCCCATGAGATGCTTCGAGAAGGAACAGAGGTTATGTAGCAAACAGAGACTAAGAACCCCACATACTCATACCACGAGTAAACAtcttaaaggctctgagaagtcctgctgCAAAGACATCTCTTAAAAGGTTCTGAGAAGTCCTGCCGCAAAGACATCGGCTAACGCACTGCCTCTGAACTCTGGAGCCCTCTTCCGGTGGGCTCACGAGCACCCTCCCATGCTCCTACTCCCCTGCAGCTTTCCCTGGGACACAGACAACAGAGCATCAGCTCCTGGAGAGGCCTCCGGGCTTTTCCAATCGCCTTTCATTTTGTTGcttgtgaggaaactgagggcctGAGGGCACTGAGCCGGTCTAGGGTGACCCAGCGCATGAAGGGTTGTGTGGACCTGGAATTTGGTTCACCAGCCTGGCACTGCCCACCACAACCTCCCCCTCTGACTTCCCCCTCCCTTGAGAAGAGCAGGGCCTGGTGGGGAAGGGGTACCGACACCAGCATGGAGCGGAAGTGTGGGTCCCCTCCTGCTCCAGGAACCACAGCTTTCTTTGGTGCCTGCCTCCTTCTTAGGGCATGCACTGTCTACTGGCATCAACATGGTGTGTGGAACTTTCTGGACACACGTGACCAGAGGCTAATGCACGGGGCTGCTCTGACACAGAGAAAATGCTTTTCAGATTCTGCAGACAACTCAAGGGGCaaggagcacacacacagacacacacaacagATACATAGACACACGGAgacaacacagacacacacacacaaacagacataCAAagatgcacacaggcacacacaacaGATGCACAAGCAGACACTCAGAGataacacagacacatacacagatgcacacagacacacaaagacacacacaggcacacacaggcatgaacacacacacagacacatgacAGATATACACAGAGACAGATACAcagtgcacacacagacacacaaagacaccagcatgagagacacacacatgaacacacagatgcacacacagacGCACACGCATATCCCCCATTATTTCCAGCCTGCTCCCCGTGGAGGTCCAAGGCACTTACAGAGCTGCTCCTCGTCAGTCCACAGGTGGAAGGTGATgcgggggctgggcagagggaCACTCAGCGGCTCGTCCTGGAGGGAGTCACCTGAAGGAAGGAGCAGGCTGTGGAGACCACGGAGGAGAGGGTTGTGGGAGTCTTCTCTGCCCCgctcccgcccccagcccctgtcAGGGGGCCCAGAGGAAATGGCAGAGACCCGCTCCCTCCCATGTCTGGCCTTGCTGAGTTCCCCTGCCTCTCTGCCACCATCAGCTCATCGGAGCTAACACCCCTGGTCAACCCAAGCACACCTAGCGGCTCCTGCTTCCTGCAAACTTCCTAGCTGGAAACGTAGGACCCTTCTCAAGCCAGCCCACTTTATCCTTCCCAACCCTTTCTCCCGCTGTTGGCCCCTCCCACTGCggtcccacccccagccccgctgCCACCACGCTGCCCTTCCCACTGTCCACGAGCAGACCAGGGGGAGAGGCCTCTGGATTTCTCAGGGTCTTCTCTAGCAGCTTGGGTGCAATAGATGCTCCATTAACGTTTGCTCCTGTAGGGGATGTTACGGACTCATGGCCAAGTACTAAGTGCAGTGGGAAGCCTGCATCCAGGGATGAGATCAGGGCCAGCTGATCCCCACTCCTCCGTCCAGAAGCTTCCTGACACTCCAGCCCTGGGAGTCATTCCCTCCCCAGACCTTACTGGCTGCACACTGGGCACACCTAACGGGCAGCCTTCGGGTTTAACTTCCCCAGAGCACGGCTCCCTCCAGAACGAGGCCGCAGCTTCCTCAGGGGAGAGCAACCCACGTTCATGGAACACTTACTACTGTTCTCACCTCGCTTGTCATCTCACCAGGTCCTACCAGCGACCCAGGGTCACAGGGAATAGTATCTGCGCTACAGAGGAGGAATCagtggcacagagaggttaagtaactggcCTGAGGTCAGACAAGAAGGGCAGAGCCAGAATTTAAATCCAGGCAATCTGGCTTCAGAGTTCATGCTTTTACCCATGATGTGGTGCCCATAACCACTGTCTTATGCTGCCCCCTAGAAGCAAGGGATCAACGGGGGTGCTGGCTGGTCAGTAAGATGTGCTGGGCAAGTCTGGGTGGGAAGCAGGTGTCTGGATATGGCAGAGATGGTGGGGACAGTCCAGACAGGTTTTGTCCTGCCAATGCAGAGTTACCTCTGAGTTAGCATGTGGTACCCGAGAAGAGCAAAGCCAGGTTTGCTCCAGAGTTTGGCCCAGCTTTGGGACTGGGCATAGGGTTGGGTGGATGGGGAGCTTTATGAATAGGCATTTCCATGTGGTAATCAGAAGCATACAGAATACTTATTTTTTTGCTGCATTGAGAGCTATGTGGGGTTTTAGTACCCtgaacaggaattgaacctgtgaccTCTGCATGGGAAGCACAttggttattataagatactgatgggcttccctggtggctcaaatggtaaaaaaaattcccctgtaatgcaggagacctgggttcgatccctgggtcatgaagatcccctggagaagggaatgactacccacttcagtattcctgcctggagaatttcatagaggagcctggtgggctacagtccagggagttgcaaagagtcagacatgactgagcaactaacaccacaCACCTAAGAACCAGACAGCCTGTGTTTGAATCTCAGTTCAGCTACTTAGGAGGTAGGTGACCGTGGGCAAGATTTATAGCCTCTTTctaactcagttttctcatctgtaaaatggagataatgctTTCTATTTCATAAGTAATTTACTGTGAGGATTAATTGATTTAATCTATGCAAACTgtttcaagggcttcccttgtagctaagtcggtaaagaatctgcccgcaatgcaggagacccaggttcaatccctgggtcaggaagatcctctggagaaggaaatggcaacccacttcagtattctagcgtccatggggtcgctggagttGGACACGTCATAGAATCTAAACCACCATGTAAACTGCTGAGAACAGCAATTGGGGTGTAGGGAGGTGCCCAGTAGGTGTCAGCTGTTATCATGACCAAATTACCCACTTTCATATTAACCCAAGACCTTCAAGTTCTTGAGCATCCTCAGGCCCTAGGCTCCTGGAAGCTGCTGTGTATCCCACCCCAGCTTCAGCCACACTGGCCCACTCCCGGCTGGTTTAGAGTTGCTCTTTGGCGCCCCCTGCAGGTGCCCGAATCGCAGCTCACAGCGCCTGCCTCTTACCGCCGCAGCGCCCCCTGGCGGCGGCCGCCGGCCCCAGCAGCGAGCAGTAAATCTCCTCCAGCCTCTCCAGGTGGCCCTCTCGGCTAGGGCTGGGCTCTCTGGCCATCTGCTCCACTGCTGTCACCACGGCGTGGAAATAGCCCTCCAGGGCGGGGCGGGAGCTGGCCTGCCGAGAAGGAGCATCAGAGGTTGAGCCTTGGCCCAGCACCTCCCGCCCCTGCTCCTCCCAGTCTGCAGGTGCACCCAAGGCCTGGTGGCACCTCCCCTCTGCCCCCGACACCTGGAGGAGATTCCCCAGGATAGCTTCTGCTCCCCACATCCAGGGACCCGCTGTTGCCTGATGCTCTCTGCAACTGGGGGGAGGGGCTCCCCTCGGCCCCTCATTTCCTGTTGTGGGGGGATGGCTGGCGACCAGGAACCCAGGGGGGCAGGGATGACACTGACGCCCACCCTGCTCGGAATGTCACCAAGCATCTGGATCACTGTTCTGCCGTCACTAGGATGTAAATTCCAGGAAGGTGGCAGTTTTGTCTGTTTCGTTTACAGCTCCCCAAGCCCTATTACATCTGCtggcacagtaggtgctcaatacatcACTTGCTGCATATTTCCTAAACATCTGTCAC
It encodes the following:
- the PIK3R6 gene encoding phosphoinositide 3-kinase regulatory subunit 6 isoform X2, coding for MESSDVELDLQRSVQAVLRELSAQAPALQSNRGMWRWSLHKKVERDPGKSPMLVRILLRELEKAESEDARHIIIPLLHTLMYVLTKATGITEELHRRTYAFCTRLLTLPAPYCTIALDCAIRLKTETAVPGTLYQRLVIAEQNLTSELYPYRESALLLEIEAASGQQTPEACMRHVVSHALQAALGEACHAGALQRKLLASSRPALEGYFHAVVTAVEQMAREPSPSREGHLERLEEIYCSLLGPAAAARGRCGGDSLQDEPLSVPLPSPRITFHLWTDEEQLWKELVLFLRPQTQLRLSADLEALDLQGLLPDWELARASMLSTDSGIERDLPLGADELLAPGSPEAERAGLQRKGGIKKRVWPADIVMPGSWDGPPGLHRRTGRPSGDGELLPGVSRLHTARVLVLGDDRMLGRLARAYRNLRKRETQRFCLTPRLSLQLYYIPLLAPETSAASRRSELGELAAFLGRADPWYEGIVNSLCPTIHKLAEMPLSLDTSQTVDPFILDAITYYVRMGTQPVYFQIYTVKIFSGDLSQDPAEDIFLTELKVKIQDSKFPKDSFSPRRRGVAEGPGAELSICYQKALLSHRTREVTVSLRATGLVLKTLPASDTEVSGPTLCTPTAAPDTDHMCLKVSVTEIVKTSNLAGRSFSVVTNTFRTANIQIQSQDRRLLTLLLDKDSCRTYKDVVRFEVAPCPEPCSRTQKSKVLGLSSHQQEMERNKAKAKPLLIPINTFSGIVQ
- the PIK3R6 gene encoding phosphoinositide 3-kinase regulatory subunit 6 isoform X3, yielding MWSWISSGACRLCSESSAPRPLPCRATEAESEDARHIIIPLLHTLMYVLTKATGITEELHRRTYAFCTRLLTLPAPYCTIALDCAIRLKTETAVPGTLYQRLVIAEQNLTSELYPYRERVFLFVDPELVSPSVCSALLLEIEAASGQQTPEACMRHVVSHALQAALGEACHAGALQRKLLASSRPALEGYFHAVVTAVEQMAREPSPSREGHLERLEEIYCSLLGPAAAARGRCGGDSLQDEPLSVPLPSPRITFHLWTDEEQLWKELVLFLRPQTQLRLSADLEALDLQGLLPDWELARASMLSTDSGIERDLPLGADELLAPGSPEAERAGLQRKGGIKKRVWPADIVMPGSWDGPPGLHRRTGRPSGDGELLPGVSRLHTARVLVLGDDRMLGRLARAYRNLRKRETQRFCLTPRLSLQLYYIPLLAPETSAASRRSELGELAAFLGRADPWYEGIVNSLCPTIHKLAEMPLSLDTSQTVDPFILDAITYYVRMGTQPVYFQIYTVKIFSGDLSQDPAEDIFLTELKVKIQDSKFPKDSFSPRRRGVAEGPGAELSICYQKALLSHRTREVTVSLRATGLVLKTLPASDTEVSGPTLCTPTAAPDTDHMCLKVSVTEIVKTSNLAGRSFSVVTNTFRTANIQIQSQDRRLLTLLLDKDSCRTYKDVVRFEVAPCPEPCSRTQKSKVLGLSSHQQEMERNKAKAKPLLIPINTFSGIVQ
- the PIK3R6 gene encoding phosphoinositide 3-kinase regulatory subunit 6 isoform X4, with translation MESSDVELDLQRSVQAVLRELSAQAPALQSNRGMWRWSLHKKVERDPGKSPMLVRILLRELEKAESEDARHIIIPLLHTLMYVLTKATGITEELHRRTYAFCTRLLTLPAPYCTIALDCAIRLKTETAVPGTLYQRLVIAEQNLTSELYPYRERVFLFVDPELVSPSVCSALLLEIEAASGQQTPEACMRHVVSHALQAALGEACHAGALQRKLLASSRPALEGYFHAVVTAVEQMAREPSPSREGHLERLEEIYCSLLGPAAAARGRCGGDSLQDEPLSVPLPSPRITFHLWTDEEQLWKELVLFLRPQTQLRLSADLEALDLQGLLPDWELARASMLSTDSGIERDLPLGADELLAPGSPEAERAGLQRKGGIKKRVWPADIVMPGSWDGPPGLHRRTGRPSGDGELLPGVSRLHTARVLVLGDDRMLGRLARAYRNLRKRETQRFCLTPRLSLQLYYIPLLAPETSAASRRSELGELAAFLGRADPWYEGIVNSLCPTIHKLAEMPLSLDTSQTVDPFILDAITYYVRMGTQPVYFQIYTVKIFSGDLSQDPAEDIFLTELKVKIQDSKFPKDSFSPRRRGVAEGPGAELSICYQKALLSHRTREVTVSLRATGLVLKTLPASDTEGGDKHLPDSQHPDPEPGPEAADPVAGQGQLPHVQGCGQVRGCSLSRALFQDPEIQGAGAQLPPAGDGKEQSQG
- the PIK3R6 gene encoding phosphoinositide 3-kinase regulatory subunit 6 isoform X5, translated to MYVLTKATGITEELHRRTYAFCTRLLTLPAPYCTIALDCAIRLKTETAVPGTLYQRLVIAEQNLTSELYPYRERVFLFVDPELVSPSVCSALLLEIEAASGQQTPEACMRHVVSHALQAALGEACHAGALQRKLLASSRPALEGYFHAVVTAVEQMAREPSPSREGHLERLEEIYCSLLGPAAAARGRCGGDSLQDEPLSVPLPSPRITFHLWTDEEQLWKELVLFLRPQTQLRLSADLEALDLQGLLPDWELARASMLSTDSGIERDLPLGADELLAPGSPEAERAGLQRKGGIKKRVWPADIVMPGSWDGPPGLHRRTGRPSGDGELLPGVSRLHTARVLVLGDDRMLGRLARAYRNLRKRETQRFCLTPRLSLQLYYIPLLAPETSAASRRSELGELAAFLGRADPWYEGIVNSLCPTIHKLAEMPLSLDTSQTVDPFILDAITYYVRMGTQPVYFQIYTVKIFSGDLSQDPAEDIFLTELKVKIQDSKFPKDSFSPRRRGVAEGPGAELSICYQKALLSHRTREVTVSLRATGLVLKTLPASDTEVSGPTLCTPTAAPDTDHMCLKVSVTEIVKTSNLAGRSFSVVTNTFRTANIQIQSQDRRLLTLLLDKDSCRTYKDVVRFEVAPCPEPCSRTQKSKVLGLSSHQQEMERNKAKAKPLLIPINTFSGIVQ
- the PIK3R6 gene encoding phosphoinositide 3-kinase regulatory subunit 6 isoform X1, with the translated sequence MESSDVELDLQRSVQAVLRELSAQAPALQSNRGMWRWSLHKKVERDPGKSPMLVRILLRELEKAESEDARHIIIPLLHTLMYVLTKATGITEELHRRTYAFCTRLLTLPAPYCTIALDCAIRLKTETAVPGTLYQRLVIAEQNLTSELYPYRERVFLFVDPELVSPSVCSALLLEIEAASGQQTPEACMRHVVSHALQAALGEACHAGALQRKLLASSRPALEGYFHAVVTAVEQMAREPSPSREGHLERLEEIYCSLLGPAAAARGRCGGDSLQDEPLSVPLPSPRITFHLWTDEEQLWKELVLFLRPQTQLRLSADLEALDLQGLLPDWELARASMLSTDSGIERDLPLGADELLAPGSPEAERAGLQRKGGIKKRVWPADIVMPGSWDGPPGLHRRTGRPSGDGELLPGVSRLHTARVLVLGDDRMLGRLARAYRNLRKRETQRFCLTPRLSLQLYYIPLLAPETSAASRRSELGELAAFLGRADPWYEGIVNSLCPTIHKLAEMPLSLDTSQTVDPFILDAITYYVRMGTQPVYFQIYTVKIFSGDLSQDPAEDIFLTELKVKIQDSKFPKDSFSPRRRGVAEGPGAELSICYQKALLSHRTREVTVSLRATGLVLKTLPASDTEVSGPTLCTPTAAPDTDHMCLKVSVTEIVKTSNLAGRSFSVVTNTFRTANIQIQSQDRRLLTLLLDKDSCRTYKDVVRFEVAPCPEPCSRTQKSKVLGLSSHQQEMERNKAKAKPLLIPINTFSGIVQ